Part of the Rhizobium sp. WYJ-E13 genome is shown below.
CGTTTCGTGCTTTCGCGCGGAGATGTGGGAGAGGCCGGGCCTGAGACACGAAGGAGGAGCGAATGATAATGGACTATATGCTTGCTGTCATCACCGCTGTGCTGCTGCTGGCAGGCGCCTTCTTCGCGCTGGCGGCAGCGATCGGTATCGTGCGCTTGCCGGATCTCTACACGCGCATGCATGCTGCCTCCAAAGCCGGCACGGTCGGTTCCGGCTTATTGTTGCTCGGCGCCGGGCTTTACTCAGGCGAACTTGCCGTACTTGCCAGAGCGCTGGCCGGTTTCCTCTTTTTCATCCTGACGGCGCCTATTTCTGCACACCTTCTTGCGAGAGCTTCGCATAAAACTGGGCATTTCCCAGCACGTATCTCAATACGTGACGATATGCGAATGCGCTGAGAGTGAGGGCTATTCAGAATTTTAAGCTAATTTACGCAAACTTATGCACTGGAAGCACGAGTAAAGCTTGCTGACCTACTGACCAATTCTTTGTGATGGATTTTTTTTCTAGGAAAATCGTAATTAATAATTGGCCTTTTCGGAAAACGATGCTATTTGAAAACTCAAGTAGAGTTCTGATTGTGAATTAGAATCGTACTGCTTCCAAGTCCATTAGCCTTGACTGCCAATGTCTAACTGGGTGACGGCCTGGAAGAATACGTAGTAGCTCACCTTCAGGCAGTATTGGCGCAGAGAACGGTCTTCGGAATCTAGGGGTGGATTTCCGGTTTTTCGAAACAAAGGCTGCAACCTGCTCTTTTGCTGTTTCGCTCTACGAAGAGGGTTCTTCGTCTTTTGGGCGAAGGACCGTTTGAGCATGCTAACAGGAGAAAGAATATGACGGATATGGCGACCGGCAATGCGCCGGAGCTGCTTGTGGAACTGACGGCCGATATCGTCGCGGCCTATGTCAGCAACCACGTTGTCCCGGTCAGCGACCTGGCCAATCTGATTTCCGACGTACACTCGGCATTGAGCAACACATCCGTACCGCAGCCGGTGGCAGCGGTCGTCGAAAAGCAGAAGCCCGCAGTCTCTGTCCGCAAGTCCGTACAGGACGAGCAGATTACGTGCCTGGAATGCGGCGGTAACTTCAAGTCCCTGAAGCGTCACCTGATGACGCATCATAA
Proteins encoded:
- the mnhG gene encoding monovalent cation/H(+) antiporter subunit G; translation: MMDYMLAVITAVLLLAGAFFALAAAIGIVRLPDLYTRMHAASKAGTVGSGLLLLGAGLYSGELAVLARALAGFLFFILTAPISAHLLARASHKTGHFPARISIRDDMRMR
- a CDS encoding MucR family transcriptional regulator produces the protein MTDMATGNAPELLVELTADIVAAYVSNHVVPVSDLANLISDVHSALSNTSVPQPVAAVVEKQKPAVSVRKSVQDEQITCLECGGNFKSLKRHLMTHHNLAPEEYREKWDLPADYPMVAPAYAEARSRLAKEMGLGQRRKRGRG